From one Danio rerio strain Tuebingen ecotype United States chromosome 19, GRCz12tu, whole genome shotgun sequence genomic stretch:
- the si:ch211-222e23.2 gene encoding transmembrane protein 268, which produces MEERERQCNREEKSDGKSPTGQSRTAGEPGTSSTWRNGQCVASVPTSSWFTPKFDFSRCRTLLETKGFQIPADNFEGPLELALDHPSVRRYLLFNSYVFNFIMAPILYMVLWCAVYSTLHMYLQSSTASFWVLCLCVSLVSIILTAVISLIFHYSNREINMNTDVRLVGVNERMIRHGLLLGVADWVHKCRGKLQLFCVYWDLSPCLRSLTESLDNMSFFSDQVQNKLKKRMSHLVLVTEVTTLDPEAGLQDEGFPEEEQPLLVAGRERSESISQRDDSKLTKNFSLMPNTRLSNQVIAQQLLMAYSALYVRLLVSNKLTVPSHRPSGAGKNHCGPSVCLCEYVELKALQ; this is translated from the exons ATGGAGGAGAGGGAGCGGCAGTGTAACAGAGAGGAAAAATCTGATGGCAAATCCCCCACAGGACAGTCACGCACAGCAGGAGAACCAGGCACATCATCCACATGGAGGAACG GTCAGTGTGTGGCATCAGTCCCCACGTCCTCCTGGTTCACTCCTAAATTTGACTTCTCACGCTGCAGGACTCTTCTGGAAACAAAAGGCTTCCAG ATCCCAGCAGATAATTTTGAGGGTCCACTTGAATTAGCGCTGGACCATCCGTCCGTCAGAAGATATCTGCTTTTCAACTCATATGTTTTTAATTTCATCATGGCACCG ATTTTGTACATGGTGCTGTGGTGCGCTGTGTATTCAACCCTTCACATGTACCTTCAAAGCAGCACAGCAAGCTTCTGGGTGCTCTGTCTGTGTGTCAGCCTGGTGTCCATCATCCTCACTGCTGTCATCAGCCTCATCTTCCACTACAGCAATAGAGAG ATCAACATGAACACAGATGTGCGCTTGGTGGGGGTTAATGAGCGCATGATCAGACACGGGCTGTTGTTAGGAGTGGCTGACTGGGTGCATAAATGCAGAGGAAAACTGCAG CTCTTCTGTGTATACTGGGACTTGTCCCCATGTCTGAGGTCTCTGACTGAATCCCTAGACAACATGAGTTTTTTCAGTGATCAAGTACAG AACAAACTCAAGAAAAGAATGTCGCACCTAGTTTTAGTGACCGAGGTTACGACTCTGGATCCCGAGGCTGGATTACAGGACGAGGGGTTTCCAGAGGAGGAGCAACCCCTGCTGGTGGCGGGACGAGAGCGAAGCGAATCCATCAGTCAACGGGATGACTCCAAACTCACAAAAAACTTCAGCCTGATGCCCAACACCAGGCTTTCTAATCAG GTTATTGCTCAGCAGCTCCTGATGGCCTACAGTGCACTTTATGTTCGACTATTGGTATCAAACAAGCTAACTGTTCCATCCCATCGGCCTTCAGGTGCAGGGAAAAATCACTGTGGTCCCAGTGTTTGTCTGTGCGAGTATGTGGAGCTCAAGGCCCTGCAGTAG